From the Lepus europaeus isolate LE1 chromosome 12, mLepTim1.pri, whole genome shotgun sequence genome, one window contains:
- the CD274 gene encoding programmed cell death 1 ligand 1 isoform X1 gives MRIFNVFTFIAHCHLLNAFTVTVPKDLYVVEYGSNVTIECKFPVEKQLDLNSLVVYWEMGDKQIIQFVHGNEDLKVQHSSYRQRARLLKDQLHLGIAALQITDVKLRDAGVYCCMISYGGADYKRITLKVNAPYHKINQRISVDPVTSEHELTCQAEGYPEAEVIWTSSDHQVLHGKTNVTNSNREEKFFNVTSTLRINTTANEIFYCTFQRTGPEANSTAKLIIPEPPVFHTNERTHLVILGAVLLFLGVAFTVFFCLRKNVRMMDVEKGDIQDRNSKKLNDIQFEET, from the exons ATGAGGATATTTAATGTCTTTACATTCATAGCCCACTGTCATTTGCTGAACG CATTTACTGTCACAGTTCCCAAGGACCTGTATGTGGTAGAATATGGCAGCAATGTGACAATTGAATGCAAATTCCCAGTAGAAAAACAATTAGACCTCAATTCCTTAGTTGTCTACTGGGAAATGGGTGATAAGCAGATTATTCAGTTTGTGCATGGGAATGAAGACCTGAAGGTTCAGCACAGCAGCTATAGGCAGCGAGCCCGGCTGTTGAAGGATCAGCTCCACCTGGGAATCGCTGCGCTTCAGATCACGGATGTGAAATTGCGGGACGCAGGGGTTTACTGCTGCATGATCAGCTATGGTGGCGCAGACTATAAGAGGATTACCTTGAAAGTCAACG CACCCTATCACAAAATCAACCAAAGAATTTCCGTGGATCCAGTCACCTCTGAACATGAACTGACATGTCAGGCAGAGGGTTACCCTGAGGCTGAAGTCATCTGGACAAGCAGTGACCACCAAGTCCTGCATGGCAAGACCAATGTCACCAATTCCAACCGAGAGGAGAAGTTTTTCAATGTGACCAGCACGCTGAGGATCAACACAACAGCTAATGAGATTTTCTACTGCACTTTTCAGAGAACAGGTCCCGAGGCAAACAGTACAGCCAAGTTGATCATTCCAG AGCCACCAGTGTTTCACACGAATGAGAGGACTCACTTGGTGATACTGGGAGCCGTGCTATTGTTCCTTGGTGTAGCATTCACAGTCTTCTTCTGTCTAAGAAAAAATG tGAGAATGATGGATGTAGAGAAAGGTGACATCCAAGATAGAAACTCAAAGAAACTAAATG ACATACAGTTCGAGGAGACGTAA
- the CD274 gene encoding programmed cell death 1 ligand 1 isoform X2, producing the protein MRIFNVFTFIAHCHLLNAFTVTVPKDLYVVEYGSNVTIECKFPVEKQLDLNSLVVYWEMGDKQIIQFVHGNEDLKVQHSSYRQRARLLKDQLHLGIAALQITDVKLRDAGVYCCMISYGGADYKRITLKVNAPYHKINQRISVDPVTSEHELTCQAEGYPEAEVIWTSSDHQVLHGKTNVTNSNREEKFFNVTSTLRINTTANEIFYCTFQRTGPEANSTAKLIIPEPPVFHTNERTHLVILGAVLLFLGVAFTVFFCLRKNDIQFEET; encoded by the exons ATGAGGATATTTAATGTCTTTACATTCATAGCCCACTGTCATTTGCTGAACG CATTTACTGTCACAGTTCCCAAGGACCTGTATGTGGTAGAATATGGCAGCAATGTGACAATTGAATGCAAATTCCCAGTAGAAAAACAATTAGACCTCAATTCCTTAGTTGTCTACTGGGAAATGGGTGATAAGCAGATTATTCAGTTTGTGCATGGGAATGAAGACCTGAAGGTTCAGCACAGCAGCTATAGGCAGCGAGCCCGGCTGTTGAAGGATCAGCTCCACCTGGGAATCGCTGCGCTTCAGATCACGGATGTGAAATTGCGGGACGCAGGGGTTTACTGCTGCATGATCAGCTATGGTGGCGCAGACTATAAGAGGATTACCTTGAAAGTCAACG CACCCTATCACAAAATCAACCAAAGAATTTCCGTGGATCCAGTCACCTCTGAACATGAACTGACATGTCAGGCAGAGGGTTACCCTGAGGCTGAAGTCATCTGGACAAGCAGTGACCACCAAGTCCTGCATGGCAAGACCAATGTCACCAATTCCAACCGAGAGGAGAAGTTTTTCAATGTGACCAGCACGCTGAGGATCAACACAACAGCTAATGAGATTTTCTACTGCACTTTTCAGAGAACAGGTCCCGAGGCAAACAGTACAGCCAAGTTGATCATTCCAG AGCCACCAGTGTTTCACACGAATGAGAGGACTCACTTGGTGATACTGGGAGCCGTGCTATTGTTCCTTGGTGTAGCATTCACAGTCTTCTTCTGTCTAAGAAAAAATG ACATACAGTTCGAGGAGACGTAA